Part of the Clostridia bacterium genome is shown below.
GAACGGCTTGGCCTGAGAAACGAGCAGGATGTAGTGGATATGGTCGATGAAATAAGAAAAGAAATGTGGGAAAAACGTTATGCGGGTAATGATTGATACAAATATTCTCATTTCAATTTATCTTTTTCCCACTCCTGCTATGAGCAAATTGGTTGATGCTGTTACCGACCACCACACTATTGTATTGCCATCCTATGTAGTTGATGAGCTAAAAACAGTAATTAAACGTAAGTTTCCTACGAAATATGAGGCCCTGGACACATTTCTTTCGGAACTGCCTTTTGAATATACTTATACAATTGAAAGGATCGACGCAGACAAGTACCCGAGTATTCGGGATAAAAAAGACTTGCCTGTTCTAGTATCAGCCATTACGGAGGATGTAGATGTTTTAATTACAGGTGATAAGGATTTTTATGATCTGGGGATTGAAAAGCCGGAGATACTCACGCCCACACAGTTTATAGAAAAATACGGCTGACTATAGCTATTACCATTTATAGCAGCCTGACAGGGCCTCCGTGCGGATGCTGGAATTGAGCTCACAGGCGTTCGTGGGCATATCGGCGCGGGGTCACCGCGTTCACCACTTTGTTAACACTTATTGAAGTAGGTGTTGCAGGTGTCAAGCAACCAAGCCCAACCAATCAACGCCAGCT
Proteins encoded:
- a CDS encoding putative toxin-antitoxin system toxin component, PIN family, with protein sequence MRVMIDTNILISIYLFPTPAMSKLVDAVTDHHTIVLPSYVVDELKTVIKRKFPTKYEALDTFLSELPFEYTYTIERIDADKYPSIRDKKDLPVLVSAITEDVDVLITGDKDFYDLGIEKPEILTPTQFIEKYG